In Eretmochelys imbricata isolate rEreImb1 chromosome 18, rEreImb1.hap1, whole genome shotgun sequence, one genomic interval encodes:
- the LDLRAD2 gene encoding low-density lipoprotein receptor class A domain-containing protein 2 — protein MLCRLPRQGQRHWDSGAAHPAGARVATLSLSPASVNLVDFCGLTIRDDGLIINSHRDSRRYYFVATGTDCSLTMQAASPKDKVQFQFRFFLVYSLLRLAPSGRPPPTATGAPLPPETTRPSQRGPGQTSSGGDWELQDPCNAGSYVQFYDGRGRAAEPLGVPLCGKSIPRPILSTGNYLTLRLVTRGQQPRVDFVGDFTSFRLGFSISECSEEPYFQCRNSKCIPRSLVCDRMGIDNCGDGSDQAAHPPAKCRGHLPTSASLQLVSSPAASVTPCMAACAGAEKSHPLAPDTAPLDKPAAGERSSGSLLPLYILLGLGVGSALLLWCCWSPGWFVWRLGACRFLPGCNSVWASCQLCPRSCAHRNQGCSGKVTPQHSDDLPL, from the exons ATGCTTTGCCGTCTCCCGAGGCAGGGACAGAGGCACTGGGATTCAGGGGCTGCACATCCTGCTGGGGCTCGGGtggcaactctctctctctcccccgcctcAGTGAACCTGGTGGATTTTTGTGGCCTGACCATCAGAGACGACGGGCTGATTATCAATTCGCACAGGGACTCCCGGCGCTACTACTTCGTGGCCACGGGGACAGACTGCTCCCTCACCATGCAGGCCGCGTCGCCCAAAGACAAAGTCCAGTTTCAGTTCCGATTCTTCTTGGTGTACAGCTTGCTGCGCCTGGCCCCCAGCGGCAGGCCCCCACCCACTGCCACCGGAGCACCTCTGCCCCCAGAGACCACCCGGCCCAGCCAAAGGGGGCCTGGACAGACCTCGTCTGGTGGAGACTGGGAGCTTCAGGATCCCTGCAATGCTGGATCGTATGTGCAGTTCTATGATGGCAGAGGTCGTGCTGCCGAGCCCCTGGGGGTCCCGCTGTGTGGGAAGAGCATCCCCAGGCCCATCCTGTCCACCGGGAACTACCTGACCCTCCGCTTGGTGACACGGGGGCAGCAGCCCCGGGTGGATTTCGTCGGCGATTTTACATCCTTCCGACTGG GCTTCAGCATCTCCGAGTGCAGCGAGGAGCCGTACTTCCAGTGCCGGAACAGCAAGTGCATCCCCAGAAGCCTGGTGTGTGACCGGATGGGCATCGATAACTGCGGGGACGGCTCGGACCAGGCGGCCCACCCCCCTGCCAAGTGCAGAG GCCACCTCCCCACATCAGCATCTCTCCAGCTGGTgagcagccctgcagccagcgTCACCCCCTGCATGGCGGCTTGTGCcggggcagagaagagccaccCCTTGGCCCCAGACACTGCGCCCCTGGACAAGCCTGCAGCAG GTGAGAGGAGCtcgggctccctgctgcccctctACATCCTCCTGGGGCTGGGCGTGGGCTCAGCCCTCCTGCTCTGGTGCTGCTGGTCCCCTGGCTGGTTTGTCTGGAGACTCGGGGCCTGCCGGTTCCTGCCTGGCTGCAACTCCGTGTGGGCCTCATGCCAGCTCTGCCCCCGCAGCTGTGCCCACAGGAACCAGGGCTGTTCCGGCAAAGTGACGCCGCAGCACAGCGACGACCTGCCCCTCTGA